The Candidatus Kryptonium sp. genome contains a region encoding:
- the ald gene encoding alanine dehydrogenase: MIVGVPKEIKRMENRVALLPAGVSILRAHGHTVLVEKGAGLGSGFSDELYKEAGAEIVDDPKEIYAKADMIVKVKEPIGYEYELLRKDQIVFTYFHFAASRELTEAVIKSGCIAIAYETVQKDDGSLPLLEPMSEIAGRMAPQEGAKYLEKAMGGRGVLLGGVPGVEPADVTIIGAGVVGTNAAKIAAGLGARVTILDVNLQRLRYLDDIMPKNVVTMASNEYNIAKAVRRADVLIGAVLIPGAKAPKLVTKEMVAQMKEGAVIIDVSVDQGGCIETIRATTHDEPIYVEYGVIHYGVANMPGAVPKTSTIALTNATLPYVVELADKGFEMAIRTNKELRRGVNIIEGKVTHLGVAEAFGLEYTPLEDLIKLD, encoded by the coding sequence ATGATAGTAGGCGTTCCAAAAGAAATTAAAAGGATGGAAAACAGAGTAGCACTCTTACCAGCTGGCGTTTCAATTTTAAGAGCACACGGTCATACTGTCTTAGTTGAAAAAGGCGCTGGGCTTGGCAGTGGATTTAGCGATGAACTTTATAAAGAGGCAGGCGCTGAAATTGTTGATGATCCAAAGGAAATCTACGCAAAAGCGGATATGATTGTTAAGGTTAAAGAGCCAATAGGTTATGAGTATGAGTTGCTGAGAAAAGACCAAATCGTATTCACATATTTTCATTTCGCAGCAAGCCGTGAGTTGACAGAGGCAGTTATTAAATCTGGGTGCATTGCAATTGCGTATGAAACAGTCCAAAAAGATGATGGTTCTTTACCTTTGCTTGAGCCGATGAGCGAAATTGCTGGAAGAATGGCTCCGCAAGAAGGCGCAAAATATCTTGAAAAAGCAATGGGAGGTCGTGGAGTTTTGCTCGGTGGAGTTCCCGGAGTTGAGCCAGCAGATGTTACAATCATCGGTGCTGGCGTCGTTGGGACAAACGCAGCGAAAATAGCAGCTGGGCTCGGTGCAAGAGTTACAATTCTTGATGTAAATCTTCAGAGATTGAGATATCTTGATGACATCATGCCAAAAAATGTCGTCACAATGGCTTCAAATGAATACAATATAGCAAAAGCGGTTCGTAGAGCGGATGTGTTAATTGGCGCCGTTCTAATTCCCGGAGCGAAAGCACCAAAACTTGTAACAAAGGAAATGGTTGCTCAAATGAAAGAAGGTGCTGTGATAATTGATGTCTCAGTTGACCAAGGCGGTTGTATTGAAACGATAAGAGCGACAACTCACGATGAACCTATTTATGTTGAATATGGAGTTATACATTACGGCGTTGCAAATATGCCAGGTGCTGTGCCAAAAACTTCAACAATTGCTCTTACAAATGCGACATTGCCTTATGTGGTTGAACTTGCTGATAAAGGTTTTGAAATGGCAATAAGAACAAACAAAGAATTAAGAAGAGGTGTTAATATAATTGAAGGTAAAGTAACTCATTTAGGAGTTGCCGAGGCTTTTGGTCTTGAATATACACCGCTTGAGGACTTGATAAAACTTGATTAG
- a CDS encoding insulinase family protein: MKKSAIAEKQKIQFFTADYNRTVLENGIRVVSESIPYVKSISLGVWINVGSRDEDEANNGITHFIEHMVFKGTKKRNAQEIAEFVEDIGGYLNAFTTKENTCFYVRILSEHLKEGVEILSDMIQNPVFDKKEIEKEKGVVFEEIKDIEDDLEEYIGDLLEYYIYYPHPLGFPIIGTKETVKAFTQEKLFEHLKKFYNPNNIVISAAGNLVHDELVRYVDRFFNSRSTNGFYYKREKPDKVRAVNHTVEKATNQSHVCIGTATYGAKDSKRDHLLLLNTILGDGMSSRLFQNIREKQGLVYSIYSFYAMFKDSGVFGVYFACDKKNVDKTIEYVWKEFDSVVKGGIRLDELKRAKAQVKSSLLIGLESLSNRMQRLAQIEFFYDGKYTDINEIIRGIEAISSDEVCEVANEVLNKERFTTIIINPAKNNMEKTYDSRRSKRN, from the coding sequence ATGAAGAAATCAGCGATAGCAGAAAAGCAAAAAATTCAATTTTTTACGGCAGATTACAATAGAACCGTTCTTGAAAATGGCATAAGAGTTGTTTCTGAATCAATCCCATATGTCAAAAGTATTTCGCTTGGTGTGTGGATTAATGTCGGCTCAAGGGATGAGGACGAGGCGAATAACGGGATCACCCATTTTATAGAACACATGGTTTTTAAAGGGACGAAAAAAAGAAACGCGCAGGAAATTGCTGAATTCGTTGAAGATATAGGTGGTTATTTAAATGCTTTCACAACGAAGGAAAATACCTGTTTTTATGTGAGAATTTTGAGCGAACATCTGAAAGAGGGGGTTGAGATACTTTCGGATATGATTCAAAATCCTGTTTTTGACAAAAAGGAGATTGAAAAAGAAAAAGGGGTTGTCTTTGAAGAGATAAAAGATATTGAAGATGATCTTGAGGAATATATTGGTGACCTGCTTGAATATTATATTTACTATCCTCATCCGCTTGGTTTTCCTATAATTGGGACGAAAGAAACTGTAAAGGCATTCACGCAGGAAAAACTTTTTGAACACTTGAAAAAATTTTATAATCCAAACAATATAGTTATATCCGCGGCTGGGAATCTTGTTCACGATGAGCTCGTAAGGTATGTTGATAGATTTTTCAATTCACGAAGCACAAATGGTTTTTATTATAAAAGGGAAAAACCTGATAAAGTAAGAGCGGTCAATCACACCGTTGAGAAAGCAACAAATCAATCTCATGTTTGCATTGGCACTGCAACTTATGGGGCAAAGGATTCAAAGCGGGATCATCTGCTTCTTCTTAACACTATTCTTGGCGATGGAATGAGTTCGCGTTTGTTTCAAAACATAAGGGAGAAGCAGGGTCTCGTGTATTCAATTTATTCTTTTTATGCGATGTTTAAAGATTCGGGTGTTTTTGGAGTTTATTTTGCATGCGACAAGAAAAATGTTGATAAAACAATTGAATATGTGTGGAAGGAGTTTGATTCAGTTGTCAAAGGTGGAATTCGTTTAGATGAGTTAAAAAGAGCTAAAGCGCAAGTTAAAAGTTCTTTGTTAATTGGGCTTGAGAGCTTGTCAAATAGAATGCAACGGCTTGCGCAGATAGAATTTTTCTATGACGGTAAATACACCGATATTAATGAGATTATACGAGGTATTGAAGCGATCTCATCCGACGAGGTTTGTGAGGTTGCAAATGAAGTTTTAAATAAAGAGAGATTCACAACAATTATTATAAATCCAGCAAAAAATAATATGGAGAAAACCTATGATAGTAGGCGTTCCAAAAGAAATTAA
- a CDS encoding 2Fe-2S iron-sulfur cluster-binding protein, with amino-acid sequence MPKITIDGITTEVKDGITVLQAAQELGIDIPHFCYHPALSIAGNCRMCLVEIEKMPKLAIACATRVMDGMVVHTQSEKVKKARQAVLEFILINHPLDCPICDEAGECKLQNYTYIYGPGHSRFDEEKVHKPKRVPLGPNVVLDVERCIMCSRCVRFFEEIVKDPQLTFVQRGDRVVLTTFPGKRVDNPYSMNIIDICPVGALTSKDFRFKERTWNMTAVPSVCTGCARGCNVYLWVRNNEILRITPRVNMEVNRYWMCDYGRFTYKPVNSDDRIKSPMIRQNGELVEVDWDIAIEKAASILKTVKPDGVAVIGSAYATNEDNFVLQKFAKSVLKTKYIDFIPHVKDGDEDDFLIRADKTPNSTGAKLVGIKANNGFGFDAIVEGLKAKKIKVIYVMDDDIVLNDEIYNLLDDVELIVHTTNRNKTVEKAKVVFASASFAEKEGTFTNFEGRVQKINIAVLPKDIEPYMLHKPRKFGEARPNTGEIDKSKFAFSRLFKFGTEFDRWANAERRNVKPSWWVITQIANELGGKFSYKNVKDVFSDLSQSIREFKGLSYESIGDEGAFINKEMATVEF; translated from the coding sequence ATGCCAAAAATAACAATAGATGGAATAACCACCGAAGTTAAAGATGGAATAACCGTTCTTCAAGCAGCTCAAGAACTTGGGATTGATATACCTCATTTCTGTTATCATCCTGCGCTCTCAATTGCGGGAAATTGCAGAATGTGTCTCGTTGAAATTGAAAAGATGCCGAAACTTGCTATTGCTTGTGCAACCAGAGTTATGGATGGAATGGTTGTTCACACTCAAAGTGAAAAAGTTAAAAAAGCAAGACAAGCTGTTCTTGAATTTATATTGATCAATCATCCATTAGATTGCCCGATATGTGATGAGGCGGGTGAATGCAAACTTCAAAATTATACATACATCTATGGTCCGGGACATAGCAGATTTGACGAGGAAAAAGTTCACAAGCCAAAAAGAGTTCCGCTTGGTCCAAATGTGGTTCTTGATGTTGAAAGATGCATAATGTGTTCAAGATGTGTGAGATTTTTTGAGGAAATAGTAAAAGATCCGCAATTGACATTTGTACAGCGAGGAGATAGAGTAGTTTTGACAACTTTTCCGGGCAAACGAGTTGATAATCCATATTCAATGAATATAATTGACATCTGTCCAGTTGGTGCTCTTACCTCAAAAGATTTCAGGTTTAAGGAGCGAACCTGGAACATGACCGCTGTCCCAAGCGTATGCACTGGTTGCGCAAGAGGTTGTAATGTCTATCTATGGGTGAGAAATAATGAAATTTTGAGAATCACTCCAAGGGTTAATATGGAAGTCAATAGATATTGGATGTGTGACTATGGTCGTTTTACTTATAAACCTGTAAACTCTGACGACAGAATAAAATCCCCAATGATTCGTCAAAATGGAGAACTTGTTGAAGTTGATTGGGATATCGCAATTGAGAAAGCTGCTTCAATACTTAAAACAGTCAAACCAGATGGAGTCGCTGTGATAGGTTCTGCCTACGCAACAAACGAGGATAATTTCGTCCTTCAAAAATTCGCTAAATCTGTCCTCAAGACAAAATACATTGACTTTATACCGCATGTCAAAGATGGAGATGAAGATGATTTTCTCATAAGAGCAGATAAAACTCCAAATTCAACCGGAGCTAAACTCGTCGGAATCAAAGCGAATAACGGCTTTGGATTTGACGCAATAGTTGAAGGATTGAAAGCAAAAAAGATTAAAGTTATATATGTTATGGATGATGACATTGTTTTAAACGATGAGATTTACAACCTGCTTGACGATGTTGAATTAATTGTTCACACAACGAATAGGAATAAAACTGTTGAAAAAGCGAAGGTTGTATTTGCAAGTGCATCTTTTGCGGAGAAAGAGGGAACATTTACGAATTTTGAAGGAAGGGTTCAAAAAATAAATATAGCAGTGCTACCGAAAGATATTGAACCATACATGCTTCATAAACCGAGAAAGTTTGGCGAGGCAAGACCAAACACTGGTGAAATTGATAAATCAAAATTTGCTTTTTCAAGATTATTCAAGTTTGGAACTGAATTTGACAGATGGGCAAACGCTGAAAGAAGAAATGTTAAACCTTCGTGGTGGGTGATAACTCAAATAGCCAACGAGCTTGGTGGAAAATTTAGCTATAAAAATGTTAAAGATGTATTTAGCGACCTTTCACAAAGCATTCGTGAGTTCAAGGGTTTAAGCTACGAATCCATTGGTGATGAGGGAGCATTCATAAATAAAGAAATGGCTACGGTTGAGTTTTAA